In one Marinomonas maritima genomic region, the following are encoded:
- a CDS encoding Na+/H+ antiporter subunit C codes for MEGLYAFCVGLLTACGVFLALRGRSFSVVIGLTLLSYAVNLFLFASGRLKLNAAAVLGQSEQYSDPLPQALVLTAIVIGFAMTAFAVILAMRARADLGNDHVDGTLPTQPGDASAKSGGSQ; via the coding sequence ATGGAAGGTTTGTACGCATTTTGCGTTGGTTTATTAACCGCCTGTGGTGTTTTTCTTGCGTTACGAGGCCGTAGTTTTTCCGTGGTTATCGGGTTAACGCTCTTATCTTACGCCGTAAATTTGTTTCTGTTCGCAAGTGGACGACTCAAACTCAATGCAGCGGCGGTGCTTGGTCAGTCTGAACAGTATAGCGATCCGCTCCCTCAAGCATTGGTGTTAACCGCCATTGTTATTGGTTTTGCAATGACCGCTTTTGCGGTGATATTGGCAATGCGTGCACGTGCTGATTTAGGCAATGATCACGTTGATGGCACGCTACCAACTCAACCTGGCGATGCCTCTGCAAAATCAGGAGGGAGTCAATAA
- a CDS encoding monovalent cation/H+ antiporter subunit A: MSSLIWLPFLPLLGTLIPLISARLSRTACAFMTATLPALTLFLILSHAGDIFQGERFQAAIPWIPAIGLELAFRLDGLALLFSILILGIGLLVILYARYYLSAQDSIGKFYAYLILFMFSMLGVVLSDNLIQLWFFWELTSISSFLLISFWGHKTEARKGARMALTVTGAGGLALLAGLLILGNTVGSFSLQDILDNGDLIKASANYPIIVVLILLGAFTKSAQFPFHFWLPNAMAAPTPVSAYLHSATMVKAGIFLMARFYPALADTNLWFLIVSLTGLATFLVGAYVALFQHDLKGLLANSTISHLGLITLLLGMGTDLAAVAAIFHIINHAIFKASLFMAAGIIDHESGSRDMRQLNGLWKYMPYTATLAMVASASMAGVPLMNGFLSKEMFFTETLHQASLGSLSWFIPVLATLGGVFAVAYSTRFIHDVFFNGEPINLPKTPHEPPRYMRVPVEILVALCLLVGIFPSLVVGDLLLAAASATLNGPAPSYNLAIWHGFNFPLLMSVIALIGGLFMYYSRSHLFKFQAQFPVNDPKLVFEGIIQSLTTKASRIITMTENGSLQRYIFFVLSFAVIMTASSLMKLNTTAGQRPEIPVDALSITCAVLLCLSALATVLWHRRRVVALLTLSVVGLIVSLAFAQFSAPDLALTQLSVEVVTVILLILALFFLPQKTPKESSPRRVVRDLSLASLIGGIIGTICYALMTRPLDTISTFFTENSKTGGGGTNIVNVILVDFRGFDTLGEITVLGIAALGIYKLIARMRLYMPSSDDNGLTWSEDRYPILLAVISQSLLPLALLVSAYIFLRGHNMPGGGFIAGLITSVAIIQQYVAHGVVWIKTRIKLDYQIMIGSGIGIATLSGLGSWAFGHTFLSSWFDYFYLPVIGKFELASAMVFDLGVFLTVVGATMLILANLGQLTTSERPVQKEHE, translated from the coding sequence TTGAGCTCACTTATCTGGCTTCCTTTTCTTCCTTTATTGGGTACGTTGATTCCGCTTATTTCAGCTCGCTTAAGCCGAACTGCCTGTGCCTTTATGACGGCGACGTTGCCCGCTTTAACCTTATTTTTAATTCTTTCTCACGCTGGGGATATCTTTCAGGGCGAGCGCTTCCAAGCGGCAATTCCATGGATTCCTGCTATTGGACTAGAGCTTGCCTTTCGTTTAGATGGCCTTGCGTTGCTATTCTCTATATTAATTCTTGGCATTGGCTTACTCGTCATCCTCTATGCCCGCTATTACCTATCGGCTCAAGATTCAATTGGTAAGTTTTACGCCTATTTAATTTTATTCATGTTTTCTATGTTGGGTGTTGTTCTATCTGACAATTTGATTCAGTTATGGTTTTTTTGGGAATTGACCAGTATTAGTTCCTTTCTACTGATCAGTTTTTGGGGTCACAAAACGGAAGCTCGAAAAGGCGCAAGAATGGCGCTTACTGTCACCGGCGCTGGCGGCTTAGCACTTCTAGCAGGCTTGCTCATATTAGGCAATACTGTCGGCAGCTTTAGTCTTCAGGACATTTTAGACAATGGCGATCTAATCAAGGCCAGTGCGAATTACCCTATTATTGTTGTATTGATACTGCTTGGCGCTTTTACTAAATCCGCACAGTTTCCTTTCCATTTTTGGCTACCCAATGCCATGGCAGCACCAACCCCTGTCAGTGCCTATTTGCATTCCGCTACCATGGTGAAAGCGGGTATCTTTCTAATGGCTCGGTTTTACCCAGCGCTAGCAGATACTAATTTATGGTTTTTAATTGTGAGCCTAACAGGCCTTGCAACTTTCCTTGTCGGCGCTTACGTTGCACTGTTCCAACATGATCTAAAAGGCCTTTTAGCCAACTCAACTATCAGTCATTTGGGCTTGATTACATTATTATTGGGTATGGGAACAGATCTTGCGGCCGTCGCTGCCATTTTCCATATTATTAACCATGCGATCTTCAAAGCATCGTTGTTTATGGCGGCAGGGATTATTGACCACGAATCTGGCTCACGAGACATGCGTCAGCTAAACGGCTTGTGGAAGTACATGCCTTATACTGCAACGCTTGCCATGGTGGCCTCTGCGTCGATGGCTGGCGTACCATTAATGAATGGTTTCTTATCCAAAGAAATGTTCTTTACCGAAACACTGCACCAAGCATCGCTGGGGTCTTTGTCTTGGTTTATTCCAGTATTAGCCACGTTAGGTGGTGTATTCGCTGTCGCTTATTCCACGCGCTTTATTCACGATGTATTTTTTAACGGCGAGCCGATTAACCTACCAAAAACACCGCACGAACCACCACGCTATATGCGCGTTCCAGTGGAAATTTTAGTCGCCCTGTGTCTGCTAGTCGGTATTTTCCCAAGTTTGGTAGTAGGTGATCTTTTGTTGGCGGCCGCCAGCGCGACATTAAATGGGCCAGCTCCGAGCTACAATCTTGCTATTTGGCACGGCTTTAATTTTCCTCTCCTAATGAGTGTGATCGCTCTCATCGGTGGATTATTCATGTATTACAGCCGTTCGCATTTGTTTAAATTTCAAGCACAGTTCCCAGTCAATGATCCTAAACTGGTTTTTGAAGGCATAATCCAATCTCTTACTACGAAAGCAAGCCGCATTATTACCATGACAGAAAATGGCTCTTTACAGCGCTATATTTTCTTCGTTCTAAGTTTTGCCGTCATTATGACAGCGTCGTCGCTAATGAAACTGAACACCACCGCCGGACAGCGCCCTGAAATCCCAGTCGATGCACTATCAATCACTTGTGCTGTTTTGCTATGCCTTTCCGCTCTGGCCACTGTGTTATGGCACAGAAGACGTGTCGTCGCTTTGCTCACGTTGTCCGTCGTAGGCTTAATCGTTTCCTTGGCGTTTGCTCAATTTTCTGCACCAGACTTGGCGCTTACTCAGTTATCCGTTGAAGTGGTTACCGTCATTTTATTAATACTGGCTTTATTTTTCTTACCACAAAAAACGCCGAAAGAGTCATCTCCTCGCCGTGTGGTTCGAGATTTGAGTCTGGCCTCATTAATTGGTGGGATAATTGGTACGATTTGTTATGCCTTGATGACTCGCCCTCTCGATACGATTTCAACCTTCTTCACTGAGAATAGTAAAACCGGTGGCGGCGGAACCAATATTGTTAATGTTATTTTGGTGGATTTTCGTGGCTTTGATACCTTAGGCGAAATCACCGTGTTGGGCATTGCCGCGCTAGGCATTTATAAGCTGATTGCGAGAATGCGTCTCTACATGCCATCCAGTGACGACAACGGACTGACTTGGTCCGAAGACAGATACCCAATTTTATTAGCCGTAATATCACAAAGTTTATTACCACTGGCACTGTTGGTATCAGCGTATATTTTCTTACGTGGTCACAACATGCCTGGCGGTGGCTTTATTGCAGGCCTGATCACATCGGTCGCGATTATTCAGCAGTACGTCGCTCATGGTGTGGTGTGGATTAAGACACGAATCAAATTGGATTATCAGATCATGATTGGTTCTGGTATTGGTATCGCGACATTAAGCGGTCTCGGTAGCTGGGCCTTCGGACATACTTTCTTGTCATCTTGGTTCGATTATTTCTATTTGCCCGTCATCGGGAAGTTCGAATTAGCCAGTGCCATGGTATTTGATCTTGGGGTTTTCCTCACGGTCGTTGGTGCTACCATGCTGATCCTTGCCAATCTCGGACAACTAACAACCAGTGAGCGCCCTGTTCAAAAGGAGCATGAGTAA